The genomic interval TGCACTGACTTAAAATCTCCTGACCAATAGACTCCCAACAAAGAGACCAGAGCATTCCAAAGCTTAAACCCCACCTTCAGGAGTTCTGCCTCCAGGACTAACCCTCTCACCCTAGCAAACACAACTACCCTGAGGGTGGAGCTAGCATCAACTCCAACAACACCACctaactgctgagaagggaagctgagaaacatctgaactccaacaaaaacaattgtTCAATTTTAATCAAggtgtgggagggaaaagggaggaggcaggggattagcaagaatggtggaatgtgatacacatcattatccaaagtacatgtatgaagacacaaattggtgtcaacatactttatatacaaccagagatatgaaaattgtgctgtatatgtatagtAAGAATTgttaattcattctgctgtcatttatttttaaaaaatcaattaaaaaggggaaaaatcgAAAGATGTCACAAAGTAttataaactgaaaagaaaattataaaatagtattCTAGAATGATTCTATGTTCACATATATGCATATCTATGtgtaaataaaaagatatctGTAAGGACACACACCAGAATATTAAGTGATTATCATTGGGTGGTGAAATGTTTTTGTTAGTAtatctttattttccaatttttccttaaatggtctatgctatttgtgtgtgtgtatgtgagtctCTAAGACAATTATGACAAAAATTTTCTTATATCCATAAGcactaaaaatatatcaaaatgttaatGATAGTAGCTGTCTTTGTGAGGTGTCACTGGGGgatcagttttcttcattttacttatgtGTCTTCCAAACtttctataatgaatatatatattgaattttgttAAGTTTTAAAAGGTTGAAGAATGGCAGGGACCagctttcactttttaatttattcatttctgtattaTTTGAATATGTGGTGGCAAGCATGTATTATTTTGCAATGAAAACtaatatcaaaatgtattttggaaaaattctttttcaaataaaaggtCAATCATCcacattgagagagagagagagcgagcgagctcTTGCTTTCATGGGACAGAAAGATCAAAGTCTAACTTTATCTGAAATCCAGGAATAGTGAGAGCAAAAAAAGGTGCACCTGCTTTCCATGTAAATTCCATCCCATTGGTCCTAATCAAGGTCCAGGAAGTCCCCTAGAATGAAAAGGAGCCCTGCACCTAATTCAGGCCACAGCTTAACTTGAGTATAGGTCATTCAGGATAAGGCCAAGGTAAGGAAAAGCTTCTGGACTCATAGCTGCTTTGGGGGGAGTTTATCCTGGTAAACAAGtataaatcaatcaatattttttttcaagatggcTTCCACAGTCTCCCAATACCTTTACTGATACTGTTTAATTCTTGATAtgacatagaaatataaattcaaatacaTTTGATTAAGATAGTTGAAGAAGATACAGAAACATGCACACAGAGACATTTAATTTATTATCAGATAATgatggaacttttaaaataatttttgtatggtactgaggattgaacccaaagacaatctaccactaagttacatccttaccttatttttagtttatttttattttgaaacagtttcttgataagttgccaaggctaacctcaaacttgtgatcctccttccccagcctcactAGTCACTAGGATTTCAGGCACGTGCTACCATACCCAGCATAATGATAGAACTTTAAATCAGTATTAAGCAAATGAATTGTTCAACTTCACTGAGGTATAAATGAAGTATACTaaagcaaacatatttaaaacatataatttgagggctggggatatagctcagttggtagagtgcttgcctcacctgcataaggccctgggttcaatccccaggaccacaaaataataaaatttttaaaaccatctaATTTgatgttttgacatatgtatacaatcacaaaaccatcaccacaatcaaaacAATGAATATATACATCGCTCCCAAAAGTGTCCTTGTACTTCTATGTAGTCCCTCCAAAGTATCCTCTCCCATCCAAACACCCTGATCCCCTAACaatgatctgctttctgtcattaCAGATGGGTGAGAATTTTCTATgaaatttacatttcatataaatgtaattatatagATTGTACTCTGCCTCCTTTCACATTTCATACTCTGGCTCCTGCATAATTTGAGATTCACCCATGCAGTTACATTTATCAAAATGCTTTAAGAGAAACCTTTATGCTGATTTTTTACCAAAAAGATACAAGTCAAAAGCTTTTAAATAAGCCTTTACAACAACTGTGTGAACAatcagatatgaaaaaattgtactttatatgtgtaatatgaattgtaatgcattgtgttgtcatatataacaaaatttttaaaaaatggttttgtgAAACTGACATTTAGAGAACAATACAATAATGCAATATTCAacctttatattttctagaataaacttctaatttataaagaatgCCAATGGATTAAAAATGACAGTATAACCTATGGAATGTTAAAATAATCCAGAtgagatgtttaaaatattactaaaattcatttgCTCTGCACAATGGTGAGAGATTGAGAAACTACGGTTTATCCAGCAACAGAATTTCATTATACAACCATTAAAAACCACGTTAACAGGTGAATACTTACTTGATCCTTTAATACTGAAAATTATGTAATATGTTTAGGATTTATTAGgacaagaaaaattataataatccaATATCAACTTAAATATATACACTACATACCTACTCATATTACATCTAAGTACAGATAAGTTctgcaaagaaaaacaataggAAGAGCCACCAAAATATTATCTCTGgaggttttttccttcttttttgtgatttattttcctattagCATGGATTTTCCTTTCACTTCTGaccaaaaaaaatgttacttttaaaatgatcaaGTGTTGTATTATATTTCTGTTCATCCTACATTCTCCTTGGGCACTTGCAACTATTGTTTCTATACAATTTATCTCAACCCAAGTGAAATCCCCATGACCTGCTTATGCCAAAAAACTTTTACCTTCTCTGCCCATCTCCCTCAAGTTCCATATAAATTTGTTAAGATTCCCAAGAGAGATACCTTGGGAAATTCTTCCATACAACTCCAAAGACAACGATTTAATACTTTGTGTTTCAAGCtataacaataaatttaattcCCAGCAATACTAttgtatccatataatagaacactatttggcaataaaaaggaatgctgACATGAGCTACATGAATGAAACTTAAAAAGATTAAGTGAAAGTGATCACaaattatgtatgtatgattccatttatatataatgtccAGAAAAGCAAACTTATAAAGACAGCAAGATTTAGGTTTTGCTTAGTGCTATGAGGCTGGAAGGGAGAAAACAAGATTGGCTGCCCATGGGTACCAGTTTCTTTTAGAGGAcacaaattctaaaaattatactGTAGTGATGATCGTATACGCTATCTTAAATTGTATAACTTAaatgaatagatatttttaaaaccttgaattatataaattaataaattacatggtatatgaattaaatatcaataaagctgttttttaaaaaatactactgtaacttatttttcttatccttCACTGAACAGCTTTTATATACAAGAAATCTTACAGACcttatataatttgatttttaccaACTCtgaaaggtttttaattttataagaaaacaagttTAGTGAATTATTTACACAAAGTTAAAGACATATCACTCTGAAGAAATGTCTCTACAAAGATCATGGTTTCTAAATTATGCCAAACTTGCTACCAAAGACCTTACTGGAGATCATTACAATACATATAAATGGCTTTGGCAAAGCAGGCACTTTGTTTCTACCAATGGTACAAATTAGTGGGGtggtttcttgttgttgttttgaggcaTTAATGATAGCAAATACCATGAAGTTATGTGACTCAATTCAAAACCCATATTTAGAAACCAAATTACTTCGGAAAATAATCTAAAGTAATTAAAGTCATAAAACttgttcctggggctggggatgtggctcaagcggtagctcgctcgcctggcatgcgtgcggccagggtttgatcctcagcaccacatacaaacaacgatgttgtgtccgccgagaaatggaaaatacatattaaaaaaaatttaaaaaataaaacttgttcctCCTCAGTTGCTATTAGAGCTAGATTATTAATATGTTCAAAATATAGTCATGatctaatttgtaatttttaagtcAATGCCTCCAGAAATTcctgtttatttatattaaatgaaatgccaacaaaatataaatatacatgaccACCATTTCTTTAAACTACATTCAGTAGGcaaaaatattcctttatttagatatttacaCTTAGCTTTTTATCAACACATTTAGATGTCATAAACACTAACATTAGAAATTccagaaaagtaaattttaatataatttacttataagaggaagaaataaagaaataataaaagaccaCATTTTGTGACATCCTCCTTTAAATACAACTAATCAGTTATTAACCTatttgctgctgtaacaagttaTCAAAAATTCActggtttaaaacaacacaaatttattctgATGGTTCTGCACATCAGAAGTTTGATACTACTCTCCCTGGGCTAATATCAAGGTGCCAGCAGCCCTGCACTTCTTTCTAGGGGCCCCAGGGCAGAACcggtttccttgccttttccattttttataggCCACCTGCATTCCTTGCCTCATGGCTTCTTCctccttcaaagccagcaaaagtgGTCAAGTGTTTCTACATTCCACCACTTTGACCTCCTATTTGCCTCTCTTTTCCACTTTTTGGGATCCTGTGATTCCACTGAGCCCATCCCAATTAATCAAGATAACCTCCCCATCTCAAGACCCTTAACTTAATCatattttaacttaatcacatctatAAAACCCATTGCACTATAACATACTCATGGTTTCTGGGGACCTTTAGGTGGCCATTATTCTTCTATCTACCACAGTTGCCCTTGTCAGGGCAAACTCATGGTAAATCCTAGGTTGGGAGACACATTAATGGTTTGAACAGAAAATATGGAATTTGGAACCGAGAAAATCCCTCCTTTCTATTCTGTCAGACTTTTACTGATGGACCATAACTGATTGCACTGGAATAACAGAAGAAATAGCTTGCCATTCAAAACCATGAGGGAAGAGAACTATTTGAAtgaatgtcaatttttttttctatgctggGGATCAGTGTTGGACATGACCTTATgaattctaggcaagcactctaccactgagctatatctccagcccaaatCTGTTGATTTTTCAGTCCAAACAGAAACCACAAAAGcttattttctgcatttgttttacATGGCATTCAGGAACTACCACTACTATATAGCAGCCATTAATTCAAAATACAGTAGTAGTTAGGAAGACTACACTTAAGCATGCCAATATTGAGTtcttatgaacttttaaaataaaatacccaaagGATTATTACATGTTTGTGGTGAAGAAATCAAAACTGTCCTTTCTGAAAGGcccaaattcaaaattaaattatataaatacattataagaattttttaacaaatattttttcagttgtagatggacacaatacctttattttatttatttattttatgtggtatgaggatcgaacacagtgattcacacatgctaggcaagtactctaccactgagccacgaccccagccccaagactttttttttttttaactccccaGGCACTGTTCTAGCCGTTTAATTTTTTCCAGCTTAGCTTCAAATCTTTTTTGACTCCAAGATAGAAGAGCAATGTTAGAGACACTCAAGTTATAGCCAGCATGTACCAATTCTTTGATTCGACTTTTTAAAGTACTTATGCTTGAATCCAGAACCCGAGGACTttcaattatttgtaaaatactaattttttcttctatgaggcAGTCTATTTTATCATTAAACTTTTTATCTGCCAAGAACATCATATCTGGATAGCTTAAGACAAATTTCTGTACCTCTTCTTCAGTACATCCGAGAGAAAACAGCTTCTCTTtgatatttgtataatttcttttgGCACATTCTGTAGAAAGGTCTAGAATTCCAGCTCCTGGACCACATAGCAGTTGCAGCAGTTCTTCCTTGTTCAAGTTGAAAGTTGACTGTAAAAATTCAATGTTAGCTTTCACCCGTTTGGTGCTCTGAATTAAGATGAAAggatttttagaaattatcttcCTGACAAAATCTGTGGGATCATTGTGACCTAAGAACAAACAGACTTCCTGCAAAACTTCAATCATCTGTTTATTCAAATCAAGACTATTAGAAAAGGTGCGAGGGGCATTGGCTAATAATCGACATAGGCATTTCTGGGACAATCCAACTGAGTAGAggaactttatattattttctaaatttatattattattggaCCGAAAAAAGGATTCAGGAGAACGTtccaaaatatttacaatttcaaGGTCTGATGTCATAATCTTTCTCCACAGATCCCAACGTTTTGAAAGACTTTCAGAAGTGCGTGTTATAGCTCGTGGATATCTTGATATGATGCTAGCAATCACTTCTTTGCTAGCTCCTTTGGACAAAAGGAACATCTTTAGGTCCTGCTCATTAGTAACCATTCTATTAAAAACTCCAGGCTGTCGTTTCTTTGCCATGTCAATATCAACCCCCATAGTAAGTAAGTTGTTCAATAGGTCCTCATTCTCCAAAGGCTCTTTGTCTCCATTATTACATGTCACACCAAAAAGCCTAAATGAAACTTATTTGAGGATTTCAGCTGAATAGCGAATCATCCAACATCTTGAACCAAAGAAAAGGTTACTTCTCATATACCAGAGGTTTCTTGATGCCATAATGGTCAGGTATCCCAAATCTTTTGGAAAGCTGCATAAAATAACACATATAATATTACACAAATATCTGCATTAAGTAACTAAATGACCATATTATCATCCTACAAGCATCACGGtcctttttataagaaaatacctATACTTTTAGCTCTCCTGGTGCTAATGGTAATAATTCAGCACTCTTCACTCCCTAGCTCACTGCTTCTGTTAGTTATctgtgaacccagggctgctatcatttttaacataaagaagaatgtgaTGGCACCATCACTGCCCTAgaattattcttgttttttttttctttctctatttgaTCTTATTTGCCTTCTCTACCCAAAACCAGGAGTCCTTCTCCATCTCTACTTTGTCCTCCTGGTTTCTAAACCTTTGGTTTATTCCtaataaatgacattttcatttctgCCTTGTCTTCCAACTTCCCAAGTATTTGATCTTTCCCTGCCCTTAGATACCAGGCTTCTTTGCCTCTGGTCTCCTGTTTTCAACTTCTAAATCCAGCCCTGAAAGCCGATACCTCAGATTATCTGATTTCTagctaaatatattttactgGATTTATGCTATCCTTGAAATCCATGCAGGCTTTATAGCTTTAATTCTTACCATATAAAGACCTCTGGTCAACAGCTCCTGATTctaatatccatctcattcacTTTACCTGATTGTCCCCTTGGTTgtaatgcaaaaatttaaaacaatttttatgttcAAAAATATGCAGTTAGGGAACTGGGTGTGTACTTCAGTTATACAGTacctgcttagcatgtatgaggccctgggttttcaatctctagcacacattcacataaatacacacaaaatctAGTTGTGATAATTAATCCAAACACTCCACAATGAGACCTCTCTATATTGCTCAAATTCCCaagttcaagtgatcctcctgcctcagcttcccaaatagctgggactataggcataaGC from Urocitellus parryii isolate mUroPar1 chromosome 3, mUroPar1.hap1, whole genome shotgun sequence carries:
- the LOC144253858 gene encoding transcription termination factor 1, mitochondrial-like; this encodes MGVDIDMAKKRQPGVFNRMVTNEQDLKMFLLSKGASKEVIASIISRYPRAITRTSESLSKRWDLWRKIMTSDLEIVNILERSPESFFRSNNNINLENNIKFLYSVGLSQKCLCRLLANAPRTFSNSLDLNKQMIEVLQEVCLFLGHNDPTDFVRKIISKNPFILIQSTKRVKANIEFLQSTFNLNKEELLQLLCGPGAGILDLSTECAKRNYTNIKEKLFSLGCTEEEVQKFVLSYPDMMFLADKKFNDKIDCLIEEKISILQIIESPRVLDSSISTLKSRIKELVHAGYNLSVSNIALLSWSQKRFEAKLEKIKRLEQCLGS